One part of the Candidatus Zymogenaceae bacterium genome encodes these proteins:
- a CDS encoding sulfatase, which yields MTEHDDTKGNRVLDETSKRISRRALLGLGAAGIAGAAAAYLGRESLARWLSSLSGRRVPDLPHIILIGLDTLRADSLGCYGYTRGTSPNIDTFCETGVLYTTTMSQSNWTLPAFASLFTGLMPHQHTAGLPINNDDGTMPTPLPQSLPVLPEILRELGYYTAAVTGGGYMSEVAGFARGFDEFYEIAIKQSQNSGEYQNDLPRQLEKATELLYDRHKKERLFLFIHSYECHHPYIAPLNIVNAMDPDYQGLPLTGDLGYDLDTYGSQFTELEIMRMKTFYDAEIFFSDRLLSLFFDALHSLKIFDDSLIIFTSDHGTELFDHGYWGHGHVNLHSELIDVPMIIKYPGGHQTGVVNDRIARIVDIFPTILSDVLGVTDLPEEIEGIPLSQPLPKRRAMSEAVMHRHGMRLFSMRDNGIKYIADNADNSVEAFNLADDPREWHDIAEEFPEESRKVALAAVNAEALFVANLETMQQGEGETIDAEDLQHMRDLGYME from the coding sequence AGCTCTCTTTCCGGAAGGCGTGTTCCCGATCTGCCGCACATCATTCTCATCGGCCTGGATACCCTTCGGGCGGACAGCCTCGGCTGCTACGGCTACACACGGGGCACTTCCCCCAACATCGATACATTCTGTGAAACCGGCGTGCTGTATACCACAACCATGTCTCAGTCAAACTGGACGCTTCCGGCCTTCGCCTCCCTCTTCACCGGGCTCATGCCCCATCAGCATACGGCCGGCCTTCCCATAAACAACGACGACGGCACCATGCCCACGCCGCTCCCCCAATCCCTGCCCGTGCTTCCCGAGATCCTCAGGGAGTTGGGATATTACACCGCAGCCGTCACCGGCGGTGGGTATATGTCCGAGGTTGCAGGTTTCGCCCGAGGATTCGACGAATTTTACGAAATAGCGATAAAGCAATCCCAAAATTCCGGAGAATACCAGAACGACCTCCCCAGGCAGCTCGAAAAGGCCACCGAGCTGCTGTACGATCGCCACAAGAAAGAGCGGCTTTTTCTGTTTATCCACTCCTATGAGTGTCACCATCCCTATATCGCGCCCCTGAACATCGTGAACGCCATGGATCCGGACTACCAGGGCCTTCCGTTAACCGGGGACCTCGGGTACGATCTCGACACATACGGCTCACAATTCACGGAACTGGAAATCATGCGCATGAAGACATTTTATGACGCCGAGATATTCTTTTCCGATCGACTCCTGAGCCTCTTTTTCGACGCACTTCACAGCCTCAAGATATTCGACGACAGCCTCATCATATTCACCAGCGATCACGGCACCGAATTATTCGATCACGGGTACTGGGGACACGGTCACGTCAACCTCCACAGCGAGTTGATAGATGTGCCCATGATCATCAAGTATCCGGGAGGACACCAAACCGGCGTGGTGAACGACCGCATTGCGAGGATCGTGGATATCTTTCCCACCATCCTGAGCGATGTGTTGGGCGTCACCGATCTGCCCGAGGAAATCGAGGGCATCCCCCTCTCACAACCCCTGCCGAAGAGGAGGGCCATGAGCGAGGCCGTCATGCACAGACACGGTATGCGGCTGTTCTCCATGAGAGACAACGGCATCAAGTACATCGCCGACAACGCGGATAACAGCGTCGAGGCCTTCAACCTCGCCGACGACCCCCGGGAATGGCACGACATTGCAGAGGAATTCCCCGAGGAATCCAGAAAAGTGGCCCTGGCGGCGGTAAACGCCGAGGCGCTGTTTGTGGCAAACCTTGAGACCATGCAGCAGGGCGAGGGTGAAACCATCGACGCCGAGGATTTACAGCACATGCGGGATCTGGGATACATGGAATAG
- a CDS encoding FHA domain-containing protein, with protein sequence MIVFSITHPNGDVETVKTSRTKLTLGGEYTNDIILSRRGVLPEHGVFHITEGKVVYTDNGFGTFVNDRDIVNESITFSPDDSIQIGEDIITYALEKEETVQNRHIPAFESDIIKVDEFNYTKPIHYSPRSYYNPKVLPEHTRSPLGQTPSEMSLSSESSHPRSTTMPMGETYVYQSPSTKKRSTRKQSKTLKW encoded by the coding sequence ATGATCGTATTTTCGATTACACACCCCAACGGTGATGTCGAAACCGTGAAAACCTCCCGGACGAAGCTCACGTTGGGAGGTGAGTATACCAACGACATCATACTTTCGCGCCGAGGTGTCTTGCCGGAGCACGGGGTATTTCACATCACAGAAGGGAAGGTTGTCTATACCGATAACGGTTTCGGGACCTTTGTGAACGATAGAGATATCGTGAACGAGTCTATTACCTTTTCGCCGGATGACAGCATCCAGATCGGGGAGGATATCATCACCTATGCCCTGGAAAAGGAAGAAACAGTCCAGAATCGGCACATACCGGCATTTGAATCAGATATTATCAAGGTTGATGAGTTCAACTACACGAAACCGATACATTACTCTCCCCGGTCGTATTACAACCCAAAGGTGCTCCCCGAGCATACACGTTCGCCCCTGGGACAGACCCCTTCGGAGATGTCTTTATCCTCCGAAAGCTCTCATCCCCGGTCGACAACAATGCCGATGGGGGAAACATATGTCTACCAATCGCCTTCAACAAAAAAAAGGTCGACCCGCAAGCAATCGAAAACGCTCAAATGGTAA
- a CDS encoding FHA domain-containing protein: MGCAYTDDITLLDGNVSPEHGVFEVVGEKVVYTDNGFGTFVNDKDIVGETVTLSPEDRVSIGPVIITYTLKKEEIHPAHDLSSNKLSFNENNLTHPTEPAEPMTGTSSPPEDDSSWMVSSPIDDSPETPSPPDKSYYQMYSIPRSDNEEILYYLDNEEPISDLEEECISDPEEDEESEQLKMSDDSIRIIVAIVFVALYLFFVLTFDSC; encoded by the coding sequence GTGGGTTGTGCGTACACCGACGACATCACACTCCTGGATGGAAATGTTTCTCCGGAGCACGGGGTGTTTGAGGTTGTAGGGGAGAAAGTCGTCTATACCGACAACGGCTTCGGAACTTTCGTGAACGATAAAGATATCGTAGGCGAAACCGTCACCCTTTCGCCGGAGGACAGGGTTTCAATTGGCCCGGTCATTATCACCTATACCCTGAAGAAGGAGGAGATACACCCGGCCCATGATCTTTCGTCAAATAAATTAAGCTTCAATGAAAACAATCTCACACACCCGACGGAACCGGCAGAACCCATGACCGGAACGTCTTCACCCCCGGAAGACGATTCCTCGTGGATGGTATCCTCTCCGATAGATGATTCTCCTGAAACACCCTCACCCCCTGATAAGTCTTATTATCAGATGTATTCAATACCTAGGTCGGATAATGAAGAAATCCTCTATTACCTTGACAATGAAGAGCCGATTTCCGACCTTGAAGAAGAATGTATTTCCGATCCTGAAGAGGACGAAGAATCCGAACAATTAAAAATGTCTGATGATTCTATCAGAATAATAGTAGCAATTGTCTTTGTGGCGCTTTATCTTTTTTTTGTCCTCACTTTTGATTCCTGCTGA
- a CDS encoding DUF819 family protein, whose protein sequence is MHITALVGLALFYILFPALTLYLCHRYPAVDKIGAGIICYGVGILISVVGLVPQGSSGLQNIIMTITVPLSIPLMLFGVDFKRWSRLAGKTFLSLVFMIIAVLVSIFVGYLIFKDTLPESWQIAGMLIGVYTGGTANLNAIGLALKVPEHILVLTNTADMLVCATWFAFILLAGQRLLGLILPPFSFTGAVSSASDGDQDEATRELERETVDFSDYRGVFSKRIALPLLAALGLAVVIFGLGGALYAVVPEEYNMAVLMLSITTLGIFASFIPRVRNIEMTFHLGQYIILIFCVVVGSMADIRYLVSDAPAVFIYTVIVVYGSWLVHVLLSIPFRIDTDTTIITSTSALFSPPFVPVVAAQLKNKEVVVSGLATGIIGYAIGNYLGITIAYLLK, encoded by the coding sequence ATGCATATCACTGCTCTTGTCGGACTTGCGCTTTTTTATATCCTGTTTCCCGCCCTGACGCTCTATCTCTGCCACCGCTATCCTGCGGTGGACAAGATCGGGGCCGGCATCATCTGCTACGGCGTGGGCATCCTCATCAGCGTTGTGGGGCTGGTCCCCCAGGGGAGCTCCGGGCTTCAGAACATCATCATGACCATCACTGTGCCGCTCTCCATCCCCCTGATGCTCTTCGGCGTCGACTTCAAGCGATGGTCGAGGCTGGCGGGGAAAACATTCCTCTCTCTGGTGTTCATGATCATCGCGGTGCTGGTGTCGATATTCGTGGGCTACCTGATCTTCAAAGACACCCTGCCCGAATCCTGGCAGATCGCAGGGATGCTCATCGGTGTCTATACCGGGGGAACCGCCAACCTGAACGCCATCGGCCTGGCCCTGAAGGTCCCGGAGCACATCCTGGTGCTGACCAATACCGCCGATATGCTGGTCTGCGCCACCTGGTTCGCCTTCATCCTTCTGGCCGGCCAGCGCCTCCTGGGGCTGATTCTCCCTCCCTTTTCGTTCACGGGCGCGGTGTCGAGCGCATCCGATGGAGACCAAGATGAGGCGACCCGGGAGCTGGAGCGGGAGACGGTGGATTTTTCCGACTACCGGGGCGTGTTTTCCAAACGTATCGCCCTTCCGCTTTTGGCCGCCCTGGGTCTGGCGGTGGTGATCTTCGGTCTCGGCGGCGCCCTGTATGCCGTGGTGCCCGAGGAATACAACATGGCGGTGCTGATGCTCTCGATCACCACCCTGGGAATTTTCGCCTCGTTCATCCCGCGGGTCAGGAATATCGAGATGACGTTTCACCTGGGCCAGTACATCATCCTGATCTTCTGTGTCGTGGTGGGCTCTATGGCCGATATCAGATACCTGGTCAGCGACGCCCCCGCCGTGTTCATCTATACGGTCATCGTGGTCTACGGTTCGTGGCTGGTGCATGTGCTGTTGTCAATTCCGTTTCGCATCGACACCGACACCACCATCATCACCTCGACATCGGCCTTGTTTTCGCCCCCCTTCGTGCCGGTGGTGGCGGCTCAGCTCAAGAACAAGGAGGTGGTGGTCTCGGGACTTGCCACGGGCATCATCGGCTATGCCATTGGCAACTACCTGGGCATCACCATTGCGTATTTGCTGAAATAG